CATCGGGGGCTCCCTTGGTAAAGGATTGGATTGAGCCATCTATATGGTGAAAGGTGGTCATCATTTTGCGGGCGGAATCAAAAGGGATTTCGGCTAGCCGGGGGTAGGTCTTCTCCACCTCCTCCCTTATCAAACCCGCTTTGGCTGCTACCACTACCAGGGCTCCCTCCGTGGGATCGCCGATTACGCGGTAACCCTTCTCTGTTGCCTCTAACCGGGCGTCACTGTTTAACAACCCGCCCAGGAGCATTAATTCCAGGTTCCGATCAGTTAAAGGAGCAATTTCATTTCCCTGCTGGTTCAGAAACCGGCCGTCAGGCTGGTAACCAGTACCAGTTACCTGCAGGAAGTTGCCGGCAGTATAAATCTGGGTAACAGTCATTTCATTTTTGGTAAGGGTACCTGTCTTGTCAGAACAAATAACAGTTGCAGTGCCCAGGGTCTCTACCGCCGGCAGTTTTCTAATAACAGCCTGCCGCTGGCTCATCCTGGTAACGCCCAGGGCGAGCACAATGGTCACTACGGCGGGCAGGCCTTCCGGAACTGCTGCTACTGCCAGGCTGATGGCTGTCATAAACATTTCCAGAACATCTTCGCCCCGCCACAACCCGGTGGCAAACACCAGGGCCACGATGAATCCTGCAGCCATTCCCAAAGTTTTACCAAGTTCATTCAACCGCCGCTGCAGCGGTGTAGGCTCCAGCGGCGTTTCCTGAAGCAGTTGCGCGATCCGACCCAGTTGGGTGTTCATCCCTGTTTCCACCACCAGGGCCTTGCCGCGTCCGCTGGTAATAATAGTACCCATAAAGAGCATGTTTTTCCGATCGCCCACCGGGACTTCACCGGCCGCTATCATGGCAGGGTCCTTTTCTACCGGTACCGACTCGCCCGTTAAGGCGGCTTCGTTTGCCCGTAGGGAAGCCGCCTCGATCAGCCTGGCATCAGCCGGTACAGAATCTCCTGCATCTAATAATACTATATCACCAGGGACCAGTTCGCCTGCGTCAACCTGCGTTACCATTCCGTTCCGGATCACTTTGGCTGCAGGTTTGGTCATCTCCTTTAAAGCTTTAAGGGCCTGTTCAGCTTTATTCTCTTGATACACGCCCAGAACGGCATTCAACACTACGATAACAAGGATAACAATAGAATCTTCCCATTCGCCCAGGATACCCGAGATGATCGCCGCTCCAATCAGGATTAAGACCAGAATTTCCTTTAGCTGCCCTATAAACATGGAAAAAAGGCTGCGGGGGGGCGGCTCTTTTAAAACATTGGGGCCGTAGATCTTTAATCGTTCGTTGGCCTCCTCTTGATTCAGCCCCTGGTGCAGGTCTGAATTAAGTTCCTGGCAGACCTGATGGATCTCCATGGCATACCATTTCTTCTCTGGCAACTCATAATCCTCCTCCCAGTTTGTGTAGAGCTTTATCACTACAATAACCCTTAGCAAGTTAAAAAATGTAAATAAAAAACCTTTGTTCAGTGCAAAAAAGCACTAAACAAAGGTCTTGCTCCCAAGTTAAGCCCCTGGGACCAGGGCGGCTCTTACCGATGCGTACTGTCGCCCTGGTCAACAGGCCATAAGGCCTACGAGCTACTCCCTTTTGATTTTAATTAAATTATATACGAGAAACCCCTTGGCGTCAACCATTGGCTGAAATGCCAGTCACCAGGCCGGCACCGAGGGCCACCAAAGGGCGATTGCCCTTAGCCTCCTTAGGAAATGCCGCACCCTTCTCCTTGTTGCAGGAGTACCGGGCTTAAACCTGGATACAGGTGGCATCAAGCTTATCTTCTGGTAACCCTTCCTCCCCTATCCATCATAATATAAATTAGCGATTTTTAGGAGAGGAGGTCTATTATGACTGCCGACCAGCAAGGAAAGCGTAGTATTACTGTCCGTCCCGGCGACGAGCAGGTAGAAAAACAATCCTTTTCTTACCAGCTGGCCCGGGCCTATGTACCCTGGCAGCGTTTTACTAACAGGTGGGACCCTATGGAAGGCCTGGCCCGGGGGACGATTTTCCCCGAACTCTTCCAGCCTTACCAGCCCCGGCGGACACCTTAAAACAACCTGGCGGAGGGAGAAATGATGGATCCTCAACGCTTAAATCTGCTAAAGAAAATTATGGCCCTGGAATTTACTTGCGTAGACTTTAACCTTTACCTGGACACCCATCCCGAGGACTACCGGGCGTTAGCGGAATATAATGCCGCCAGCGAAGCCCTGCTGGCGGCAAAAAAGGAATACGAAAACCTTTACGGTCCTTTAACAAATTACGGCAGTACGCCCAGTCCCCAGGCCTGGCGCTGGATTGACGAACCCTGGCCCTGGGAAACAACTTTTTAGGCGGAGGGATTCAAAATGTGGATTTATGAAAAAAAACTGGAGTACCCTGTGCGCGTCGGTGGCCCCAACCCCCGCCTAGCCAAGGTAATCATCACCCAGTATGGCGGGCCCGACGGCGAGCTTGCTGCCTCTCTACGCTACCTCACCCAGCGCTACACCATGCCCCTCCCCCAGGCCAAGGCAGTTCTGACGGACATCGGCACGGAAGAGCTGGCCCACATGGAGATCGTGGCCACCCTGGTCTATAACCTGATAAAAGACGCTCCCCTAGAAGAAATCAAACGCGCCGGCCTGGACGGGTACTATGCCGACCACGACCGCGCCCTCTACTTTGTCAACGCCGCCGGCGCCCCCTGGACGGCCACCTACATCCAGTCCAAGGGTGACCCGGTCACCGACCTCTATGAAAATATGGCTGCCGAACAAAAGGCTCGTTCGACATACGAATACCTGATCCAGCTCTCCGACGACCCCGATGTTAGCGACACTCTCAAGTTCTTGCGCGAAAGGGAAGTCGTCCACTTCCAGCGCTTCGGCGAGACGTTAAACCTTGTATACGATTACCTGGAGCGTAAAAAGTATTATTAAAGCTAAAGCCCCGGTAAAGGGGCTTTTTTAAGTAAGTCACTTATCGGATTAGATTATAAAATGAGTTTAAAAAATTAGTGTTGGCCTTTCTTACAGAATGTGGTATCATATGGGTGAGGTGTTGTGGGTGTCGCCAGAAGTCAAGGAATGGATGGAGCAGGCCGAATACGATTTTTCCACCGCTAAAGCTATGTTCCACGCTAGAAAATACCTTTACATGATTTATATGTGCCAGTTAGCTCTAGAAAAAATCCTGAAAGCTGTCGTTGCTCTGCGAACAGATAAAACCCCTCCTAAAACGCATAAATTATTACTCCTTGTGAAGTTAGGGCAGGTTAATTTAGTAGAAGAACACCTTGAATTTTTAGGAACGTTGGATGCCATAGGTTCGGGGGCCCGTTACCCTAAAGACCTTGCTGCCGCACGAAAAACTTATTCCCGTAATGTTGCTCAAGATTATCTTGTTAAAACAAAGGAGATACTGGAATGGATAAAGAAAGACCAGATATTCAAGCAATTATAGAGCAGTTTGCTGATGCTCTAAAAAATCAAGGTATCCAGATCGACAAGATCATTCTGTTTGGCTCCCAGGCCAGAGGCGATGCTAGAGAAGATAGCGATATAGATTTACTGGTAGTATCATCCGATTTTGCTCAAATGCCCCTGTATCGCCGCTATGAAGTGCTGGGCAAAGCCCTGGCCAGGGTAATGCAGCCAATTGAACCCCTAGCCTGCACTCCTGAAGAAGTGCAGGTGGAAAAATTGAGCAAGGCTAGTTTCCTTTACGACGTCCTGGCCCGGCAAAAAACCGTAGAATACCGGCTTTAAACAAAAGCAGCAGGAACGCTTTGCCGTTCCTGCCAACAGGAGCAAGGTTTTTTACCTGTTTCTCTTTTAGTCTTGGATAACAAAATTTGAAGTCCGGCGGGCCCGACGGCGAGCTCGCTGCATCTCTACGCTACCTCACCCAGCGCTACACCATGCCCCTCCCCCAGGCCAAGGCAGTTCTGACGGACATCGGCACGGAAGAGCTGGCCCACATGGAGATTGTGGCTACCCTGGTCTATAACCTCATAAAGTAAGCGTCAAATACAACCCACCTTGGCGCAATATCCGAGTATAGGGGATAATCCTCTTCAGAACACAGGCTGAGGAGGAATTTCTTTATGACCAAAGCCGAACGGCAAGCACTATGGGAAACCCGGATAGCCGAATATAAGATGAGCGGGCAAAGCGTTAAAGAATGGTGCGCCGCCCATGAAGACGTTAGCCCCAAACAATTATGGTACTGGCTGCGGAAGTATAAAAACCAAGATGTAGTTTCCTCGGGAAAATCAAATCGGTGGTTGCCGGTAGAAGTAACCGACCAGACATCTATAGAACAGGGCCATACTTTACTGGTCAAAATAGGACCGGCCAGCATCGAGGTAAGATCCGGCTTTGATCCCGCCTTGCTTTCTCAGGTGGTTAAGGTGCTGGTAGCTTTATGCTAAACGAAGCGGGCATCGACCGGGTTTATCTCGCCTGCGGCGCAACGGATCTGCGCAAGTCCATTGATGGCCTGGCGGTGCTGGTTAAGGAAGGGTTCGAGCTGGACCCCTTCTCTTCTTGCCTTTTCGTTTTCTGTAACCGAAATAGGGATAAACTAAAGATCCTCCACTGGGAGCACAACGGCTTCTGGCTTTATTACCGCCGGCTGGAGAAGGGTAAATTCGTATGGCCTCAAGATACCACTACTTCCACCATCACCGTCACTCGCCGGGAGCTGCGCTGGCTGCTTGACGGCCTCCCCTTAAAACAGCCTAAAGCCCATCCTGAGGTAAAAGCGCGTATCATCTTGTAATAGAAGTCGTCAGGGAGAAATATTTTCACTTTGTGGTTAATTCTAGAGGAATTCGACGCGATTTGTCGAATCATTAAAGCATGAATACTGCTCAGTCTATAGATACCATGACCATAGAGGAACTGCGAGAGCGCTGTGTCCAATTGGAACAACAGGTCGCCGAACTGACCGCTAAACTGAATTGGTTTATGGAGCAGTTTCGTTTAAGCAAGAAGCGGCAATTCGGTGTTTCCAGCGAACGGACCAGGCCTTTAGAAGAAGAGCAGCTCTTGCTTTTTAATGAGGCGGAAGTGGAAGCCCGGCCGGAGGCGCCTGAACCGGCTTTAGAGACCATCACCTACCAGCGCCGTAAAACACCCAGCCGCCGGGAGATGAACCTGGAAGACCTGCCGGTAGAAGTAGTAGAGCACCGCCTGCCGGAAGAAGAACGGGTCTGTCCTGCCTGCGGCGGCCCTTTGCATGAGATGAGCACCGAGGTGCGGCAGGAACTCAAAATAATCCCGGCCCAGGTGAAAGTGGTCAAACATGTGCGCTACGTTTATTCCTGCCGCCGCTGCGAGCGGGAAGAGATAACCACTCCCGTTATCACGGCACCTATTCCGGCGCCCATACTTCCCGGCAGCCCGGTATCTCCCTCCCTCATGGCCTATATCATGACCCAGAAATACGGGGCAGGTCTGCCCCTCTACCGCCAGGAGCAGCAGTTTAAAGGTTTGGGGATTGAACTCTCTCGCCAGACAATGGCCAACTGGGTGCTGTACGGGGCAAATAAGTGGTTAGCCCTTATTTACGACCGCCTGCATGAACACCTGGTGCAAAAAGATATCCTCCATGCCGACGAGACCACCTTACAGGTGCTCCAGGAACCCGGAAGGGAAGCTGCCACCAAGTCTTACCTTTGGCTTTACCGTACCGGGCGGGATGGACCGTCAATCGTCCTTTACGACTACCAGACCACCCGGGCCGGCAAACACCCCCGCCGCTTCCTGGCGGGTTTTAAGGGTTATTTGCACGTCGACGGCTACGCCGGCTACAATGAGCTTCCAGATGTCACCCTGGTCGGCTGCTGGGCCCACGCCCGGCGCAAGTTCGACGAAGCCTTAAAGGCCCTGCCGGAAGATAAACGCAATGCAGCAGTGGCCGCCCGGGAGGGGCTGGAGTACTGCAACCGGCTCTTTGCCATAGAGCGCGAGTTGAAAGATAAAACACCAGAGGAACGATATCAAATCCGCCAGGTGCGCAGCCGACCCGTGCTGGACGCCTTTTTGGCATGGCTAAAAAACCAGAAAGCCCGGGTACTGCCCAAAAGTTCCTTTGGCCAGGCCATTTACTATTGCCTGGGCCAGTGGGATAAACTCGTAACCTTCTTGCAAGACGGGCGTCTGGAACTTGACAACAACCGCAGCGAGCGCTCCATCAAGCCCTTCGTCATCGGCCGTAAGAACTGGTTGTTTGCCAATACTCCCCGGGGTGCCAAAGCCAGCGCCATTACCTACAGCATCATAGAAACGGCCAAAGAAAACGGGTTAAATCCCTTCCACTATCTCATTTACCTCTTTGAAAAACTTCCCAACCTGGACCTCAAGGATAAAAATGCCCTGGATCAACTCCTACCGTGGTCGGAAACTTTGCCTCCTGTTTGCCGGATGAATAATTAAGCTTGTTTTAGCCCCCACCTTAGATGCAAGGTGGGGGTTATTTTACGCTTACCTCATAAAAGACGCTCCCCTGGAAGAAATAAGAAGGGCCGGCCTGGACGGCTACTATGCCGACCACGACCGCGCCCTCTACTTCGTCAACGCGGAAGGGGCTCCCTGGACAGCCACCTACATCCAGTCCAAGGGCGACCCCGTCACCGATCTCCATGAGAATATGGCCGCCGAACAGAAGGCCCGTTCCACTTACGAATACCTGATCCAGCTCTCCGACGACCCGGATGTCAGCGATACCTTGAAGTTCTTGCGCGAAAGGGAAGTCGTTCATTTCCAGCGCTTCGGATAAACGTTAAACCTGGTCCATGAGCACCTGGAGCGGAAAAAGTACTATTAAAATCAAATATGGGGGTTAGCCTCCCCCACCTACATAATGTTATAAAATACATCCTTTGTCAGGCCCTTCCGCTTTGAACGTTTTACCTACAGGACTCCCCAGTTTCTAAAGCTTCAACGATATTATTGTATATAGCCTCTGCCATCGCGATCGCTTTCTTAGCATCTTCATGGGTAGCTTCGGGCCAGTCACCAGGGTAACGGCCTTCAGTAACCCAATCGCTTAACCATTCAAGCTCTATACCAGCAAAGGCGGCCTTATCTTCATCCGGAAATAGCTCGATTAGGTACTCAAGGTCATGTTTATATGCAAACTCAATTCCTGTGCTGATCAAAAAAGCCTTCAAGCTTTTTTCCGCGCATTGTTGCGCCAAGTAACATGCCACGCCATACTCCGGCCCTTCCCTATCCGTAAAAGCCAGCCGGGCTACCCGTAAATCCCCCTTAGCTTTTTCAACCACTTGAGCGCCTCTTGTTTCCTTTCCTCAACGTTCATACATCACAACCCCTTCTTTAAGAGCGGGATGATAAACTGTCCACCAGGAGTCTTTATGTTTGTTAATGTCAGAAAGGCTGGCAACTATAACATCCTTGGGCACCTTGAATTCCCGCAGTTCTTTGCGGATTGCCACCTGCATCTGACGTTTTTTTTCCCGGGCACAGTCCATTATGACTAGGATATCTACATCGCTGTTTGGCCCTGCTTCTCCTTTAGCCCAAGAGCCGAAAACAATAATCTTTTCTGGATTAAATTTCTCTTCTATACGCTTTGCCATAGAATAAATAATTTTTTCATCCACCAGATCCATCCCCCCGGGATATTAGTTACCAGGCATTTCTTCCACTATTTTACACTAACATAATTAAACATTCAACAGACAATACCAGATAATGATTTCCCCGGGGCTTATAGTGCCTTGTTGCGATGTTATTTTATTACTGTTACTGGTTTTTCTGGTTATATATTTCTCTGAGAAATAACCTGGGCGCCTACCTTCCTACCTTGACATTACTCATCTTCTTCAAATCCATAGTCCTTAAATTTCAACGTACGATAGTTTTCCGTAACTGTTCTAATTACAATTTCCGGTAACCCTTTCGGAATTTCAGCATAAAGCCTTGGTAATCAAAATCGCCACCGGGTTGAGAGCGCTGGCATGGGCTTCCAAGCCCAGGCGCTGCAACAACTTCTCGAAGAGCGAGCCCTGGCCAGGGATACCATGGATGTCACCAAAGTTAGAGAAATAAAAGAAGAAATGGAACGGGCCGAGGCCCGGCGCCTGCAACCGCACTTCATTGCATCCTTTTTTATAGCGTGACGCCAGGTTTCCTGGACACATTTGCCAGGAATAACATATTATATAATTATGAACAGGAGGTGTTTTAAGTATGGCCTTGCAGGAACGGCAGGTAGAAAACAACTGGTATTATGTTCCTGATCCTCCGGGGTTAGCTTCCTTACGCAGCCACGGCGGCCAGTTAAGATATATCCTACCTTTCTGGTTTGGCGTAACCGAAACAGGAAGCCTCGTGGATCAAGCCGATACCGAAGGCCTAGCGGCCATCCGGCAATATAATCTCCCTGTGCTGGCCATCGTCCACAACTATTCCAGTCCCCAGTATAGACCCCTGATACACCGCTTGCTGACTACGCCAAGCTTGCGCCAGACATTGGTAAACAATATCTTAACCCTCATGTACCGCTGGGGGTTTGCCGGCGTAAATATCGATTTTGAATTTGTGCCTCCGGAGGATCGTCCCTCTTTGACAAGCTTTATGCGTCAGCTCTCCCAGGCCCTCCGTACGGCAGGCTTTTTAACCACCATTTCCGTACCGGCAGAACTGGAGGATAACCCCCGCCACCCCTTCTCGGGCGCTTTTAGTTATCCGGAACTAGGAGCACTTAGTGACCAGGTCTATATTCTAGCTTACGACGAACATTTCGCTACACCCGGCCCTATCGCTTCCATGGGTTTTGTCCGTCGGGTACTGGACTATGCTGTAAGCGTTATCCCCCGGGAAAAAATACGCCTCGGTATGGCTGTTTATGGTTACGACTGGGCTGAAGGAGCGCCTATTCCCATAACTCTCTCCCACAGCCAAGCCGTAGAACTTGCTCGCCGCGTGGGTGCCACTATCTATTATGACCAAGCGGCCCAGGAATCCACCTTTAGTTATGTAGAGGATAATATTTCCCATGTAGTATGGTTTGAAGATGTACGGAGCTTTAGCACAAAGCTAGGCCTGGTGCGGGAGTACAACCTCCCTGGCATCGGTGTCTGGCGCCTGGGCCTGGAAGACCCGCGCATCTGGGAACTGCGAGTTCTCTGAATTTCTCGCTATATAATCTGTACGGTTTCATTTTATACGGCAATATCCTCTAGAGCTTTGGTCGCACGTAGGTTTTCCTCCGGCAAAAGTCGCCGGACATACACGGTCAGGCAGAGCAGAAAGCGGGCTCGTCCTGACCGCACCTCTGGGGGTTAAGGTTTTATGGAACAGCCTGGCCCGAAAGGTGGCCCTTACGAGCCCGGTGCCACAACACCATCATAGGTGAAAAAGGGTGAAAAAGCGGCCATGAAAAACAATTAAAGCCCCGGTGGTCGGTACTACCTCACCCTCAGGCGCCTGAGCCGCCGGTTGACTTCTTCTATATCGAACGCCTCCGGGTCGAACTCCCCGCCCAGCCACTCGACCGTTTCCTCATATTCTTCATGGTCCGGATTGGATAGAATTTCGAGCATCCTTGCGTAACCCCACGATCCGCCGCAATCCTCCGGAGGGCAGGCCCGGGCGCCCTCCAGGCATATAGGATAGGGGGTTCCCTCAGCGGGTGGCAGTATCTTCTCCAGCACCAACTCGTGTTCCCAACCGTCGCCAAAGTCGTATTCGTAAAGGAACTTCATCCTGGGCCTGGTTAACACCTGCCAGAGCTTCACTCTTCTGGCGTTCACATACTCCGCATCAAACTCGGGATCGGGGTCGCAGTAGTAAGTTCCGCGGATAATGAACTGGTAAAGGTGATAGTTCCACCACCCCATCACAGCCTGCAGCACCAGGTGCAGCCGGTAAAGAGAAATGTCGCGGGTCACCTGGAACCTCCGCCATACGGGCGGATGGACATCCCTCAGTGTCACCTTGAACTGATAAACAGCCCGCCAGGGATCAACCTTTTCTTGTTTCGCCATATTCTTTCCGCACCTGCCTTATAGCATAGTTCTAGTATCTTAGCTTGCAGCGATTTGCCTGCTAACCCCTTATGCCCAGGGAGCACAACCACTTTGAAAATAGGGTTAAGGACTATTTTCGTACTAACCGGCCATGCCCGGGAGGCACAACCACCTAATGAAAATAGACTAAAGGCTATTTTCGGACTAACCGCCATGCCCCCAAAGCACAGCCAATCTCAATGGTGTGTCCAGGGCGGTGAGGAACACCACCTATTTCCCCGGCCCGGAAACCAGGCACCGGGCCTGCTTCAGCCATCTTTTAGCTTCCAGAGCATATTCTGGCCTCATAGAGTATCTTCCCCTCACTTATTATTTGCCGAATAAACGGTCGGGTTCTAGCCAGTTCGGCAAACTCCTGCGGCGTATAAACCAATAAATAAATCCACCGCTACAAGCGGTGCTACCGTGCGGTAAATTACGTCCAGCCGCACATGCTTCAATTCAGCAGGCGAGAGCTTCAGGAGTTCTTTTATCAAAGCCTCACGGGTCATGCAGACACCTCCCTGAAACCATTATAGCATTTCCATACAAGCATTCCTGTAATGAATTAAGGTAGGTGTTGCCAATAAAAAAGCCTCCTGGTAAAAAAATAATAGACTCAAAACAAACAAACCCACCAGGAGGCGAGAAACCGTATGAATGAGGTGCAAAAGAAATTGTTGCCTCTAACCGGGCGTCACTGTTTAACAACCCGCCCAAAAGCATTAATTCCAGGTTCCGATCAGTTAAAGGAGCAATTTCATTTCCCTGCTGGTTCAGAAACCGGCCGTCAGGCTGGTAACCAGTACCAGTTACCTGCAGGAAGTTGCCGGCAGTATAAATCTGGGTAGTCTATAACCTCATAAAAGACGCTCCCCTGGAAGAAATCAAACGCGCCGGCCTGGACGGCTACTATGCCGACCACGACCGCGCCCTCTACTTTGTCAACGCCGCCGGCGCCCCCTGGACGGCCACCTACATCCAGTCCAAGGGTGACCCGGTCACCGATCTCCATGAGAATATGGCCGTCGAGCAAAAGGCCCGTTCCACTTACGAATACCTGATCCAGCTCTCCGACGACCCAGATGTTAGCGACACCTTGAAGTTCTTGCGCGAAAGGGAAGTCGTCCACTTCCAGCGCTTCGGCGAGACGTTAAACCTGGTCCATGAGCACCTGGATTTGTGACGAATAGCTTCCAAGCTCATATGCCAATTCATCAATCTGCTGCAAATCCTTCTTCTCAAACTCAATATATTCCTGGACCTCTTCCCGAGAAAACTCTTTCTCCCGGTAATCTGCCTCTGTACGAGCCGCCAATAGAAACAGCAAAAGTCAGTGTAAGTGATGTGGCCATCTAACTTTGTCAGGAATTAACTAGTACGGACCTAGCGGCGGCCAAAGCAGCTGTGTAGACTTCCTTTATAGGTACACCGGCGGCCAGAGCAACCTGGCGACAAGATTCGTACTCCGGTGCTATGTTAGTGATTGCCTGACCCTCATGATCATGATAGAGCCCCCATTTTACAGCAACCGGTCCATAGGGCGTAAGCACTTCAGTAATCTGTTGCTGGCAGATCAGTTTTTGGTCGCGGCGAAAGCGTAGACCCAAGGTGCTGGAATGGCGGAATATTGCCGCCGCTACTGCAGCAAGACGGCTCTCCGGACAAAGAACTGTAAAAAGGAGGCCGGGACGACCTTTTTTCATATGTACTGGTATAAAGTACGCATCCACAGCTCCGGCACCCAAAACCTGCTCCATGAGGACAGGGAAAAACTCAGGGTTCATGTCATCAATGGTGGTTTCGAGGACCAGTATGCTATCTTCCCCTTTTCCCGCTGTGTCGCTCATTTCCCCTAAAGCCAAGCGCAAAATGTTAGGATGAGGCAACTTGGTTTTGCCCGCGCCAAAGCCAACGCTGATCAAATTCATAGGTGGAAAAGGACCAAACCTGTCAGCCAAAGTAGTAATGATAGCTGCACCAGTTGGAGTTACCACTTCCGCTTCAACTTCCGTACCGTAAACAGGATAACCCTGGAGTAGGTAAAGGGTCGCCGGCGCCGGTACAGGCAATCTGCCGTGATGGCATTCGGTCCAACCCGAACCCAGGGGTAGCGGCGATGACATAACTCGTGCAATACCCAGAAGGTGCAGACCCAGGACGGTTCCTACGATATCGATAATGGCATCGACGGCTCCTACTTCATGGAAGTGTACCTCTTCCGGACTAATGCCATGCACCTGAGCTTCAGCCTGAGCCAAGCGCCGGAAGATAGCCGTAGCCTTTTCCCGCACCGGCACAGGCAGCGGGCTGTCGTTTATTATTCTTAAAATATCTTCCAAGTGACGGTGGTGATGGTGATCTTGTACCTGCACTTGTACATCCACAGCTGTAATACCTTGATGTTTAACTTCCTTGATCTTAAGTTCCCATCCTTCTAGTGCCAAGTCTTTTAATCCAGCTATCAGTTCTTCTGGAGAAAGGCCATTGGCCAGCAAGGCTCCCAAACACATATCCCCGCTGATACCAGAAAAGCAGTCAAAATAGGCGACTTTCATCTTACTCCTCCTTTACTCCATGGTTTATAGTTATAGTTTTATGGTCATCGGAACATATGACCTCGGATAGATCGAAGAAGAGTTCCTTAAGGAGAACCGAGGTCATCCCCGGAAGCTCACACACCCTCTTCCGTAGGAGAGAGGGGTCAATACCGTACTGGGATTTGCGGGGAGGTATTGGCGGTATAGGCGGACGTATTTAAGCTTTCCTCCTTCCTCT
This Moorella sp. E308F DNA region includes the following protein-coding sequences:
- a CDS encoding HEPN domain-containing protein, producing the protein MVEKAKGDLRVARLAFTDREGPEYGVACYLAQQCAEKSLKAFLISTGIEFAYKHDLEYLIELFPDEDKAAFAGIELEWLSDWVTEGRYPGDWPEATHEDAKKAIAMAEAIYNNIVEALETGESCR
- a CDS encoding nucleotidyltransferase domain-containing protein; the encoded protein is MDLVDEKIIYSMAKRIEEKFNPEKIIVFGSWAKGEAGPNSDVDILVIMDCAREKKRQMQVAIRKELREFKVPKDVIVASLSDINKHKDSWWTVYHPALKEGVVMYER
- a CDS encoding glycosyl hydrolase family 18 protein — protein: MALQERQVENNWYYVPDPPGLASLRSHGGQLRYILPFWFGVTETGSLVDQADTEGLAAIRQYNLPVLAIVHNYSSPQYRPLIHRLLTTPSLRQTLVNNILTLMYRWGFAGVNIDFEFVPPEDRPSLTSFMRQLSQALRTAGFLTTISVPAELEDNPRHPFSGAFSYPELGALSDQVYILAYDEHFATPGPIASMGFVRRVLDYAVSVIPREKIRLGMAVYGYDWAEGAPIPITLSHSQAVELARRVGATIYYDQAAQESTFSYVEDNISHVVWFEDVRSFSTKLGLVREYNLPGIGVWRLGLEDPRIWELRVL
- a CDS encoding plasmid pRiA4b ORF-3 family protein — encoded protein: MAKQEKVDPWRAVYQFKVTLRDVHPPVWRRFQVTRDISLYRLHLVLQAVMGWWNYHLYQFIIRGTYYCDPDPEFDAEYVNARRVKLWQVLTRPRMKFLYEYDFGDGWEHELVLEKILPPAEGTPYPICLEGARACPPEDCGGSWGYARMLEILSNPDHEEYEETVEWLGGEFDPEAFDIEEVNRRLRRLRVR
- the larC gene encoding nickel pincer cofactor biosynthesis protein LarC is translated as MKVAYFDCFSGISGDMCLGALLANGLSPEELIAGLKDLALEGWELKIKEVKHQGITAVDVQVQVQDHHHHRHLEDILRIINDSPLPVPVREKATAIFRRLAQAEAQVHGISPEEVHFHEVGAVDAIIDIVGTVLGLHLLGIARVMSSPLPLGSGWTECHHGRLPVPAPATLYLLQGYPVYGTEVEAEVVTPTGAAIITTLADRFGPFPPMNLISVGFGAGKTKLPHPNILRLALGEMSDTAGKGEDSILVLETTIDDMNPEFFPVLMEQVLGAGAVDAYFIPVHMKKGRPGLLFTVLCPESRLAAVAAAIFRHSSTLGLRFRRDQKLICQQQITEVLTPYGPVAVKWGLYHDHEGQAITNIAPEYESCRQVALAAGVPIKEVYTAALAAARSVLVNS